From one Sphingomonas carotinifaciens genomic stretch:
- a CDS encoding TetR/AcrR family transcriptional regulator, which yields MDIETIMAKARVPQQGRSKASFERMLATAEELMTQRGSDEFTLNEVAKHGKVSIGSIYCRFDSKDDLVHVVQLRVLERVDTDMLAAIAGVQERGGDLIDKVHDLVQSIADVLRRYAEVMRPLMLRASGDPVIASIGKRSYSRTSEAVIDALLTCEREIRHPNPRHAADAGFRIVYAAIARYLGFGSSLDAAGEGDWNQLKNDLGDMLAAYLATAPKGNRQPA from the coding sequence ATGGATATCGAAACGATCATGGCGAAGGCGCGCGTGCCGCAGCAGGGCCGCAGCAAGGCCAGCTTCGAGCGAATGCTGGCCACCGCCGAGGAACTGATGACGCAGCGGGGTTCCGACGAATTCACGCTGAACGAGGTGGCGAAGCACGGGAAGGTTTCGATCGGATCGATCTACTGCCGGTTCGATAGCAAGGACGATCTGGTCCATGTCGTGCAGCTGCGCGTGCTGGAGCGAGTCGATACCGACATGCTGGCGGCGATCGCGGGAGTGCAGGAACGTGGCGGCGACTTGATCGACAAGGTCCATGATCTGGTCCAGTCGATTGCCGACGTACTGCGCCGCTATGCCGAGGTGATGCGCCCGCTGATGCTGCGGGCGAGCGGCGATCCCGTCATCGCATCGATCGGCAAGCGCAGCTATTCGCGGACCAGCGAAGCGGTGATCGACGCGTTGCTGACCTGCGAACGGGAGATACGCCACCCCAATCCGCGCCATGCCGCCGATGCCGGGTTCCGCATCGTCTATGCCGCGATCGCCCGCTATCTGGGGTTCGGTTCGTCGCTCGACGCCGCCGGTGAAGGCGACTGGAATCAGTTGAAGAATGACCTCGGCGACATGCTCGCGGCCTATCTGGCGACCGCGCCGAAGGGAAACCGCCAGCCCGCTTGA
- a CDS encoding sugar phosphate isomerase/epimerase family protein, translated as MVMTIKRGVSLYSYQNETFLGKMTLEDCIRTSVELGAPGIEVIGEQTFWGWPEAGVADEKIAEWHQLIAKYGAVPVAHDFMLDYKRYKGREMPFDEQVASIRKDIDFGARLGVKYLRALVSIAPDVLVAAAPYAEEKGVKLLIEVHAPLHFDHPWIVRHAEAFEKSGSDALGFLPDMGMFLAAFPPVWKERFIRNGVPQHIADYIVKAYEDRVLSEYVILNVREMGGTGPALAMAETLRHNAAYEPKRMLDYMHRIHHIHGKFYQMNTDLVEPSIDYAKIVHVLKQGGYDGYICSEYEGNRWIEDAHEVDSVEQVRRHQEMLKALIDGPATNAIAA; from the coding sequence ATGGTCATGACGATCAAACGAGGCGTCAGCCTCTACAGCTATCAGAACGAAACCTTTCTTGGCAAAATGACACTGGAGGACTGCATCCGCACCAGCGTCGAACTGGGCGCGCCCGGGATCGAGGTGATCGGTGAACAGACTTTCTGGGGCTGGCCCGAAGCGGGCGTGGCGGACGAGAAGATCGCCGAATGGCACCAGCTGATCGCCAAATACGGCGCGGTGCCGGTCGCCCACGACTTCATGCTCGATTACAAGCGGTACAAGGGCCGCGAGATGCCGTTCGACGAACAGGTCGCGAGCATTCGCAAGGACATTGATTTTGGCGCCCGCCTTGGCGTGAAATATCTCCGCGCACTGGTGTCGATCGCCCCCGACGTGCTCGTCGCGGCGGCACCCTATGCCGAGGAGAAGGGCGTCAAGCTGCTGATCGAGGTGCACGCCCCGCTGCATTTCGACCACCCGTGGATTGTCCGCCATGCCGAGGCCTTCGAAAAATCGGGTAGCGATGCGCTCGGCTTCCTGCCCGACATGGGCATGTTCCTTGCCGCCTTTCCCCCGGTGTGGAAGGAGCGTTTCATCCGCAATGGTGTGCCGCAGCACATCGCCGACTATATCGTGAAGGCGTATGAGGACCGGGTCCTGAGCGAATACGTCATCTTGAACGTGCGCGAGATGGGGGGCACCGGGCCGGCCCTGGCCATGGCCGAAACGCTGCGCCACAATGCCGCCTACGAGCCGAAGCGGATGCTCGACTACATGCACCGCATCCACCACATTCACGGCAAATTCTATCAAATGAACACCGATCTGGTCGAACCGTCGATCGACTATGCCAAGATCGTGCATGTGCTGAAGCAGGGCGGCTATGACGGCTATATCTGTTCCGAATACGAAGGAAATCGCTGGATCGAGGATGCGCACGAGGTCGACTCGGTCGAACAGGTCCGCCGTCATCAGGAAATGCTGAAAGCGCTGATCGACGGTCCCGCCACCAATGCCATCGCCGCCTGA
- a CDS encoding MFS transporter → MASAAVSDRLSDRQRSLAFATILVAFVMDVVDSTIVNTALPAIQSALGASDRAMQWVVSGYFLTFAVLLIVGGRLGDLFGYRRMFVSGVVGFTLASLACGLAADGRALSVSRLAQGAAAAIMAPQGVALIQQLYSPTERIGRLAAFGVIGGLAAIGGPVLGGLLIEWSPLGLGWRSVFLINLPFGILALIAGLTLLPSGRSGHALRLDVPGSLLLFAALGTLLLPLIEGRAAGWPWWTSALGLASIALWWAFWRYECRRRTLLGSALIEPALFADRSFRIGLSATMGFAIASGGFLLTFSLTLQRGLGYAPIDVALLHIPFGLGVMAGISQIGRKALPRHGRRVPIVGAVVMAAGCVATAMAVWLALSPAAIGALLLIAGIGMGSLGGPLGPITLARVDRNHAGVAGAMHKTVQQIGGALGTALIATVYFMIAPDTAAESMPDAFLAASGIVALDLVALALLVRRLPGRLFDR, encoded by the coding sequence GTGGCATCAGCAGCAGTATCGGACCGGTTAAGCGATCGGCAGCGCAGTCTGGCGTTCGCGACGATCCTGGTCGCGTTCGTCATGGACGTGGTAGATTCGACGATCGTCAACACGGCCTTGCCCGCGATCCAGTCGGCGCTCGGCGCTTCCGACCGGGCGATGCAGTGGGTGGTGTCGGGCTATTTCCTGACCTTTGCCGTCCTGCTGATCGTCGGGGGGCGGCTCGGCGACCTGTTCGGCTATCGGCGCATGTTCGTGAGCGGTGTGGTCGGCTTCACGCTCGCCTCGCTCGCCTGCGGTCTTGCCGCTGACGGGCGCGCGTTGTCCGTGTCGCGGCTGGCGCAGGGCGCTGCCGCCGCGATCATGGCGCCGCAAGGGGTGGCGTTGATTCAGCAACTCTATTCACCGACCGAGCGCATCGGGCGACTGGCGGCATTCGGCGTCATCGGCGGGCTGGCGGCGATCGGCGGGCCGGTCCTCGGCGGATTGCTGATCGAATGGAGCCCGTTGGGGCTGGGCTGGCGCAGCGTGTTCCTCATCAACTTGCCCTTCGGCATATTGGCGCTGATCGCCGGCCTGACCTTGCTGCCGTCGGGCCGTTCGGGCCACGCCCTGCGCCTGGACGTGCCGGGGTCGCTGCTGCTGTTCGCCGCATTGGGCACGTTGCTGTTGCCACTGATCGAGGGGCGCGCGGCGGGGTGGCCGTGGTGGACCTCCGCGCTGGGCCTTGCCAGCATCGCGTTATGGTGGGCGTTCTGGCGCTACGAATGTCGGCGGCGGACGCTTCTCGGCTCGGCGCTGATCGAACCCGCATTGTTCGCCGATCGCAGCTTCCGCATCGGGCTGAGCGCGACCATGGGGTTCGCGATCGCCTCAGGCGGTTTTCTGCTGACGTTCAGCCTGACGTTGCAGCGTGGTCTAGGCTACGCCCCAATCGACGTCGCGTTGTTGCATATTCCCTTCGGCCTAGGCGTCATGGCCGGTATCAGCCAGATCGGGCGAAAGGCACTGCCCCGACACGGGCGGCGTGTGCCGATCGTCGGCGCGGTCGTAATGGCGGCTGGCTGCGTCGCCACCGCGATGGCGGTCTGGCTCGCGCTGTCCCCGGCGGCGATCGGTGCACTGCTGCTGATCGCTGGGATCGGCATGGGCAGCCTGGGCGGACCACTGGGACCGATCACTCTTGCCCGCGTCGATCGCAACCATGCTGGGGTAGCTGGCGCGATGCACAAGACCGTGCAGCAGATCGGCGGCGCGCTCGGCACCGCGTTGATCGCGACCGTCTATTTCATGATCGCACCCGATACCGCAGCGGAATCGATGCCGGATGCGTTCCTCGCGGCGTCCGGTATCGTTGCGCTCGACCTGGTGGCTCTAGCGCTGTTGGTGCGCCGCCTGCCAGGACGGCTGTTTGATCGGTAG
- a CDS encoding MFS transporter, producing the protein MVGVRDTLPAELPPLRGSAKLAYGLGDFGFGLSWNMVGAFLLFFYTDVALLPAAAVGTLLLVSRLADAAIDPVIGILVDRTRGHSGRARPWFKWGAVPFGLLCAATFWMPPLGENGRLLWAIATFAALGILFSAINIPYGALLPMMTNRNGERLTLGSLRAAGTAISVIVATAATMPLVGALGGGDQRLGFLIVGGLFGLVTTLTTLNLLRCPEQVHAVEPPSRQAIWPQVRAMLANRAWNTVFLFALLNFVRFGAVLAITPFFAINVLGKPWMISILLPAVSGTLLIGSVIAPPYFKHLGMRRGNLIALLAALPLFAALPLVEGSTAGFLTLYLLGSVLLSITMTAIFAMAAEAIEYHEQLTGTRNEGLLSSGISLSTKIGMAVGGALVAFGLASIGYAPGKGGAEVVSGLRWLYYAPIVACLVAQMAVIARYPAIVRPG; encoded by the coding sequence ATGGTGGGGGTACGGGACACGCTTCCCGCCGAGTTGCCGCCGCTCCGGGGGTCGGCGAAGCTTGCTTATGGGTTAGGCGACTTCGGGTTCGGTCTGTCGTGGAACATGGTGGGCGCGTTCCTGCTGTTCTTCTACACCGATGTCGCACTGTTGCCCGCGGCCGCAGTCGGCACGCTGCTGCTGGTATCCCGACTGGCCGATGCGGCGATCGATCCGGTAATTGGGATACTGGTCGACCGGACACGTGGGCACAGTGGGCGCGCACGGCCGTGGTTCAAATGGGGTGCGGTCCCGTTCGGGCTGTTGTGCGCCGCGACCTTCTGGATGCCGCCGCTGGGCGAAAATGGCCGGCTTCTCTGGGCGATCGCGACCTTCGCCGCGCTCGGCATCCTGTTTTCGGCGATCAACATTCCCTACGGCGCGCTGCTGCCGATGATGACCAACCGCAATGGGGAACGACTGACGCTCGGCAGCTTGCGCGCCGCCGGCACCGCGATCTCGGTCATCGTCGCGACGGCGGCGACCATGCCGCTGGTAGGGGCATTGGGTGGTGGCGATCAGCGGCTCGGGTTCCTGATCGTTGGCGGGCTGTTCGGCCTCGTCACCACGCTGACGACGCTCAACCTGTTGCGCTGCCCCGAACAAGTCCATGCCGTCGAACCGCCGAGCCGACAGGCGATCTGGCCGCAGGTACGCGCGATGTTGGCCAACCGGGCGTGGAACACGGTGTTCCTGTTCGCGCTGCTCAATTTCGTCCGCTTCGGCGCCGTGCTCGCGATCACGCCATTCTTTGCGATCAACGTACTCGGCAAACCGTGGATGATCTCGATCCTGCTGCCCGCGGTATCAGGCACGCTGCTGATCGGATCGGTCATCGCCCCGCCCTATTTCAAGCACCTGGGCATGCGTCGCGGCAATCTAATCGCGCTGCTGGCGGCGTTGCCGCTGTTCGCCGCGTTGCCGCTGGTCGAAGGATCCACCGCCGGTTTCCTGACGCTCTACCTGCTGGGATCGGTGCTGCTGAGCATCACCATGACCGCGATCTTCGCCATGGCAGCCGAGGCGATCGAATATCACGAACAGCTGACCGGCACCCGCAACGAGGGACTGTTGTCCTCGGGCATCAGCCTGTCGACCAAGATCGGCATGGCGGTCGGCGGTGCGCTGGTGGCGTTCGGCCTCGCCAGCATTGGCTATGCGCCGGGCAAGGGCGGCGCCGAGGTCGTGTCCGGCCTGCGCTGGTTGTATTACGCACCGATCGTCGCATGCCTGGTCGCGCAGATGGCGGTGATCGCACGCTATCCGGCGATCGTGCGGCCCGGCTGA
- a CDS encoding LLM class flavin-dependent oxidoreductase — protein sequence MRFSVFLNARSMAPEQDRALIHNLTNHAERAAALGFDALFLPDHHFNGYMPIASDSYMFASYLAAKFPHMHFGFSVTSVPLHHPVRFVERINILDQLTDGKLLVGVGSGTTPEEMIGFGVDYRDAGAISEKNLALAEQLWAKTMNDPAVEIDNGPHQGRVLQRIAPAPYSEGHARLMPVAMKESSARRAAENAWPAFIPAFTPPKIGGTEPMTHVAKFFGIYRTMLEEAGHSADKIARALDWTTHTYQLVHVADSDEQARDEMMAILRAYQDAIEREAAFNARAESTDANKKTDRTPNALTEDWIGTWCLYGSPETVVEHLKPYEELGIGNILCGTTTGPLTDERLRLGDQTLRLLSEKVMPAFRKA from the coding sequence ATGCGTTTCTCGGTGTTCCTCAATGCACGTTCGATGGCGCCGGAGCAGGACCGCGCGCTCATCCACAACCTGACCAACCATGCCGAACGCGCTGCGGCGCTGGGCTTCGATGCCTTGTTCCTGCCGGACCATCATTTCAACGGATATATGCCGATCGCCAGCGACAGTTACATGTTCGCATCGTATTTGGCGGCCAAGTTCCCACACATGCATTTCGGCTTTTCGGTGACGTCGGTGCCGCTGCATCACCCGGTACGCTTCGTCGAACGGATCAACATCCTCGACCAGTTGACCGACGGCAAGCTGCTGGTCGGCGTCGGTTCGGGTACCACGCCCGAGGAGATGATCGGCTTCGGCGTAGACTATCGCGATGCCGGCGCGATCTCGGAAAAGAACTTGGCGCTCGCCGAGCAGCTCTGGGCCAAGACGATGAACGACCCGGCGGTCGAGATCGACAATGGTCCGCATCAGGGCCGCGTCCTGCAACGCATCGCGCCCGCCCCGTACAGCGAGGGGCATGCCCGGCTGATGCCGGTGGCGATGAAGGAATCGAGCGCACGACGTGCCGCCGAAAATGCTTGGCCGGCCTTCATCCCGGCTTTCACCCCGCCCAAGATCGGCGGGACCGAACCGATGACCCATGTTGCCAAATTCTTCGGCATCTATCGCACGATGCTGGAGGAGGCGGGGCATAGCGCCGACAAGATCGCCCGCGCGCTCGACTGGACGACGCACACCTATCAGCTCGTCCATGTCGCCGACAGCGACGAACAGGCCCGCGACGAGATGATGGCGATCCTGCGCGCGTATCAGGACGCGATCGAACGCGAGGCGGCATTCAATGCCCGCGCCGAATCCACCGACGCCAACAAGAAGACCGACCGGACGCCCAACGCGCTGACCGAAGACTGGATCGGGACATGGTGCCTGTACGGCTCGCCCGAAACGGTGGTTGAACATCTCAAGCCCTACGAGGAACTGGGCATCGGCAACATCCTGTGCGGCACGACCACCGGGCCGTTGACCGATGAACGGCTGCGGCTGGGCGACCAGACGCTCCGGCTGCTGTCGGAAAAGGTCATGCCCGCGTTCCGGAAGGCTTGA
- a CDS encoding MFS transporter has product MSADTGQMRVRSPGFGQGLTVIIAGFLPILAIVSLFPAVPSIIDHFAAEPTAAWKVPAMVSAPGLTIAIFALFAGILVDKFGRRKLLLASTLLFGVFGTAPFFLDDLNAIYGSRLLLGIAEAAILTTMNTLIGDYWDEKGRRNWLTLQGLAGPFLASGVILASGFLTGLRWNGIFLIYLIAFPTFIAAAKFLYEPTSDATARKMLGIGAEPTRTPFPAASVVIIGTVTLFASALYYVFIINGGMAFREVGIQSSQELSKLTFIPSLFVMVGSLIFWATGRARPVVQLGIFLSLIGGGLAMIGLAADWRWMVAGLVVQQTGAGMAVPTLIAWAQTKLPFEHRGRGMGVWTACFFFGQFSSPFLVSLFRVQTGAMQGAFLIMGAAGAVGAVAAFLLAVTRRGGGNPARPAVA; this is encoded by the coding sequence ATGAGCGCCGACACAGGACAGATGCGCGTACGTAGCCCTGGCTTTGGCCAGGGGCTGACCGTCATCATCGCCGGCTTCCTGCCGATCCTTGCCATCGTATCGCTGTTTCCGGCGGTCCCGTCGATCATCGATCATTTCGCTGCTGAACCGACCGCTGCATGGAAGGTGCCGGCGATGGTGTCGGCGCCGGGGTTGACCATCGCGATCTTCGCGTTGTTCGCCGGTATCCTGGTCGACAAGTTTGGGCGTCGCAAATTGCTGCTGGCGTCGACGCTGCTGTTCGGCGTGTTCGGAACGGCGCCGTTCTTCTTGGATGATCTGAACGCGATCTATGGGTCGCGGCTGCTGCTGGGCATTGCCGAAGCGGCGATCCTGACGACGATGAACACGTTGATCGGGGACTATTGGGACGAAAAGGGTCGGCGAAACTGGCTGACGCTGCAGGGGCTGGCCGGACCGTTTCTTGCCAGCGGCGTCATCCTCGCGTCGGGGTTTCTGACGGGTCTACGCTGGAACGGCATCTTCTTGATCTACCTGATCGCTTTCCCGACGTTCATCGCCGCTGCCAAATTCCTGTACGAGCCGACCAGCGATGCCACCGCGCGCAAGATGCTGGGCATCGGTGCCGAACCGACGCGTACCCCGTTTCCGGCGGCATCGGTCGTGATCATCGGTACGGTCACGCTGTTCGCGTCGGCGCTCTATTATGTTTTCATCATAAATGGCGGCATGGCGTTCCGCGAGGTCGGTATCCAGTCGTCCCAGGAACTGAGCAAGCTGACCTTCATCCCCAGCCTGTTCGTCATGGTCGGATCCCTGATCTTCTGGGCCACCGGCCGGGCGCGGCCGGTCGTGCAGCTTGGTATCTTCCTGTCGCTGATCGGTGGCGGGCTGGCGATGATCGGGCTGGCCGCCGACTGGCGCTGGATGGTCGCTGGGCTGGTCGTGCAGCAGACCGGGGCGGGCATGGCCGTACCGACGCTGATCGCTTGGGCGCAGACCAAGCTGCCCTTCGAACATCGCGGGCGCGGCATGGGGGTGTGGACCGCCTGCTTCTTCTTCGGACAATTTTCCAGCCCGTTCCTAGTGTCGTTGTTCCGCGTCCAGACGGGCGCGATGCAGGGAGCGTTCCTCATCATGGGCGCGGCCGGGGCCGTCGGCGCGGTCGCGGCCTTCCTTCTTGCGGTGACGCGGCGTGGCGGGGGCAACCCGGCCCGGCCGGCGGTCGCCTGA
- a CDS encoding gluconate 2-dehydrogenase subunit 3 family protein, producing the protein MAEKGWTRRDTLVGAALFALVVGIPVAAVRMTDTGEAVTDRQRAILREAAQVVIPRTATPGAGDIGAHDFVILALAHGLDGTRAPAAGAALPATVARHLRGDGTLDYLDWLEWQLDTRSQGDFLRAAPARRQAALGAVDAEAFAPTDRDATESPWKKLKALILTAYYTSETGGSRELQYELVPGKWEPDLPFVPGSRAWSSDWTAVEFS; encoded by the coding sequence ATGGCCGAGAAGGGCTGGACCCGGCGCGACACTCTGGTCGGGGCTGCGCTGTTCGCACTGGTGGTCGGGATCCCGGTCGCGGCGGTGCGGATGACCGACACCGGCGAAGCGGTGACCGACCGGCAACGCGCGATATTGCGCGAAGCGGCGCAAGTGGTGATCCCGCGCACCGCCACGCCCGGGGCCGGCGATATCGGCGCGCATGATTTCGTCATCCTCGCGCTTGCCCATGGCCTCGACGGGACGCGCGCGCCCGCGGCCGGCGCGGCGCTGCCGGCAACGGTTGCGCGGCATCTGCGGGGTGACGGGACGCTCGATTATCTCGATTGGCTCGAATGGCAGCTCGACACGCGGTCGCAGGGCGATTTCCTGCGCGCCGCACCGGCGCGGCGGCAGGCGGCGCTGGGCGCCGTCGATGCCGAAGCCTTTGCGCCGACCGATCGGGATGCCACCGAATCACCGTGGAAGAAGCTGAAGGCGCTGATCCTGACCGCCTATTACACCTCCGAAACCGGCGGCTCGCGCGAGCTGCAATATGAGCTGGTCCCCGGAAAATGGGAACCGGACCTCCCCTTTGTTCCCGGCAGTCGCGCATGGTCTAGCGACTGGACCGCGGTGGAGTTCAGCTGA
- a CDS encoding GMC oxidoreductase, with protein sequence MSDTMFDAIVVGSGITGGWAAKELTEAGLKVLMLERGPMIEHGAGYVNETKAPWDLEFRGLGDAALYETDYAVQRKNRHFTEFTQDRFVNDRKNPYTTEGDTQFNWWRSHGLGGRSLSWGRQCYRWSDYDFDANRRDGHGTDWPIRYVDIAPWYDKVEEFVGVAGMAEGLPQLPDGRFLPPMALNPVEEHMRSVIAERWPGRRLTIGRNANLTEAKPDQGRAACQYRSICPRGCSYGAYFSTQSATLPAAQKTGNLTLVTDTAVEAIEHDPATGRATGVRFIDTKSGERKRAKARIMFLNAGSFNSVGVLLRSATEANPNGLGNSSGVLGTHIMDHAQTVAGIAIMPGFEGHTYFGNRPTGVVIPRFRNLDTIDGKGHSRGFSYQGGAFRAAWTRGKRDAGIGTDYKDGLREPGPWRMVLVAFADSIPRATNRITLDPTVKDSIGLSALRIAFEHGAEERAALADAKAEAAAMLTAAGGHVIMGLDQPSPGGSAIHEMGGARMGHDPRTSVLNKWSQAHDVANLFVTDGAQMSSSACQNPSLTYMALTARACATAVSMLKEGAL encoded by the coding sequence ATGAGCGATACGATGTTCGATGCGATCGTGGTCGGGTCGGGAATTACCGGCGGTTGGGCGGCCAAGGAGCTGACCGAGGCCGGGCTGAAGGTCCTGATGCTCGAACGCGGCCCCATGATCGAGCATGGCGCGGGCTATGTGAACGAGACCAAGGCACCGTGGGATTTGGAGTTTCGGGGGCTGGGCGACGCCGCGCTGTACGAGACCGACTATGCGGTCCAGCGCAAGAACCGCCACTTCACCGAATTCACCCAGGACCGGTTCGTCAACGATCGCAAAAATCCGTACACGACCGAGGGCGATACCCAGTTCAACTGGTGGCGCAGCCATGGGCTGGGCGGACGATCGCTGTCCTGGGGGCGGCAATGCTATCGCTGGTCGGATTATGACTTCGACGCCAATCGCCGCGACGGGCACGGCACCGACTGGCCGATCCGCTATGTCGATATCGCTCCCTGGTACGACAAGGTCGAGGAGTTCGTCGGCGTGGCGGGCATGGCAGAGGGGCTGCCACAACTCCCCGACGGCCGCTTCCTGCCGCCGATGGCGCTGAACCCGGTCGAAGAGCACATGCGGTCGGTGATTGCGGAACGCTGGCCCGGGCGGCGGCTGACGATCGGGCGCAACGCGAACCTGACCGAGGCCAAGCCCGATCAGGGCCGCGCGGCATGCCAGTACCGGTCGATCTGTCCGCGCGGTTGTTCCTATGGAGCCTATTTCTCGACGCAGAGCGCGACGCTTCCGGCCGCGCAGAAGACCGGCAACCTGACGCTCGTCACCGATACCGCGGTCGAGGCGATCGAGCATGATCCCGCCACCGGCCGCGCGACCGGCGTCCGCTTCATCGATACTAAGAGCGGCGAGCGCAAGCGCGCCAAGGCGCGGATCATGTTCCTGAATGCGGGCTCGTTCAACAGCGTCGGCGTGCTGCTGCGATCGGCGACCGAAGCCAACCCGAACGGTCTCGGCAATTCGAGCGGCGTGCTCGGCACCCATATCATGGACCATGCGCAGACCGTCGCCGGCATCGCGATCATGCCGGGGTTCGAGGGGCACACCTATTTCGGCAATCGCCCGACCGGCGTGGTCATACCCCGCTTCCGCAACCTCGACACGATCGACGGCAAGGGGCATTCGCGCGGCTTTTCCTATCAGGGTGGGGCGTTCCGTGCGGCCTGGACGCGGGGCAAGCGCGATGCCGGCATCGGCACCGACTATAAGGACGGGCTGCGCGAGCCGGGTCCGTGGCGGATGGTGCTGGTCGCCTTTGCCGATTCGATCCCGCGGGCGACCAACCGCATCACGCTCGACCCGACCGTGAAGGACTCGATCGGTCTGTCCGCGCTGCGCATCGCGTTCGAGCATGGTGCCGAGGAACGCGCCGCGCTGGCCGATGCCAAGGCGGAGGCTGCGGCTATGCTGACCGCCGCCGGCGGCCATGTCATCATGGGTCTCGACCAGCCCAGCCCCGGCGGCTCCGCGATCCATGAGATGGGCGGCGCGCGGATGGGGCATGATCCGCGAACCAGCGTGCTGAACAAATGGAGCCAGGCGCATGACGTCGCCAACCTGTTCGTCACCGACGGCGCACAGATGTCGTCCTCGGCCTGCCAGAACCCGTCGCTGACCTACATGGCGCTGACCGCGCGCGCCTGTGCCACGGCAGTGTCGATGCTGAAGGAAGGCGCGCTCTGA
- a CDS encoding C-glycoside deglycosidase beta subunit domain-containing protein gives MFDNKIIVDDSLKATDDGFSIEARLPYYRGLGLSMIENVAVSVDGEAVPREDISVTLRGRTWTLDQMESEYGDRWNFGEKAVVVVKRSGGLTPGDHHIELAETMRISYLPFVPTTKDAKTLTLR, from the coding sequence ATGTTCGACAATAAGATAATCGTGGACGACAGCCTGAAGGCCACTGACGATGGCTTCAGTATCGAGGCGCGGCTGCCCTATTATCGCGGCCTCGGCCTCTCGATGATCGAAAATGTCGCGGTCAGCGTCGATGGCGAGGCGGTGCCGCGCGAGGATATCAGCGTGACCTTGCGCGGCCGGACCTGGACGCTCGACCAGATGGAGAGCGAGTATGGCGACCGCTGGAACTTCGGCGAAAAGGCCGTGGTCGTGGTGAAGCGCAGCGGTGGCCTGACGCCCGGCGACCACCATATCGAACTGGCCGAAACGATGCGAATTTCCTACCTGCCGTTCGTGCCGACGACCAAGGACGCGAAGACGCTGACGCTGCGCTGA
- a CDS encoding NADPH-dependent FMN reductase has protein sequence MARHIVGIGGTFRPRSSSEMLVRAVLTDCEGLGARTTMFDGPALAALPHFNPERPERTSEQAAFVAALREADGLVIGTPGYHGGVSGVVKNAIDLLEDLRSDERVYFDGMPVGLIVSAAGWQAGGVTLAALRGIVHAMRGWPTPAGIAINSIAQKPFGSEGELADTAIAGQIAVMARQIMAFRLEPIA, from the coding sequence ATGGCACGACACATCGTTGGAATCGGTGGCACCTTCCGCCCGCGATCGTCGAGCGAAATGCTCGTGCGGGCGGTGCTGACCGATTGCGAAGGGCTGGGCGCGCGGACGACGATGTTCGACGGCCCGGCACTCGCCGCATTGCCGCACTTCAATCCCGAACGGCCCGAGCGAACTTCTGAGCAGGCGGCATTCGTCGCCGCGCTGCGTGAGGCCGACGGGTTGGTGATCGGCACGCCCGGTTATCACGGTGGCGTGTCGGGTGTGGTCAAGAACGCGATCGACCTATTGGAGGATCTGCGCAGCGACGAACGCGTCTATTTCGACGGGATGCCGGTCGGGCTGATCGTATCGGCGGCGGGATGGCAGGCGGGCGGCGTCACGCTGGCTGCGCTACGCGGCATCGTCCATGCGATGCGGGGCTGGCCGACGCCGGCGGGCATCGCGATCAATTCGATCGCGCAAAAGCCGTTCGGCAGCGAAGGCGAACTGGCCGATACCGCCATCGCCGGACAGATTGCCGTCATGGCGCGTCAAATCATGGCATTCCGTCTGGAGCCGATCGCGTGA